A stretch of DNA from Oceanipulchritudo coccoides:
CAAATGATTTAAATGACTAAAATTGGCTGCTCGGGCAGGATTTGAACCTGCGACCAAGTGGTTAATCCCGACCCTGTCGGGACTCTACCGCTGAGGTGCCAAACACTGCACGCAGTTTTGTTGGCGATTTCCAAGATTTGAGTTCGCCCTCACGGATCATCGCCATTGATCGGCTCGGGAACTCTTCAAATCCCAGGAGGTGCCATGGCCCGTTCTTGTGGGTATACTTTCCCAGATGGTTTTTGCCCTCTGGAG
This window harbors:
- a CDS encoding GIY-YIG nuclease family protein; translated protein: AFIMSEYFVYVLENQKGRLYIGQTDNLERRLSQHNSPEGKNHLGKYTHKNGPWHLLGFEEFPSRSMAMIREGELKSWKSPTKLRAVFGTSAVESRQGRD